A region of Eschrichtius robustus isolate mEscRob2 chromosome 19, mEscRob2.pri, whole genome shotgun sequence DNA encodes the following proteins:
- the FKRP gene encoding ribitol 5-phosphate transferase FKRP, whose product MRLTRCQAALAAAITLNLLVLFYVSWLQHQPRFSPARGSRHGSASGPRVTILVREFEAFDNAVPELVDSFLQQDPAQPVVVAADTLPYPPLALPRIPSVRLALLQPALDRPAAASRPETYVATEYVALVPDGARAEAPGQLERMAEVLRAGGARLVAAPVASANPARCLALNISLREWTARYGPAPSAPRCDALDGDAVVLLRARDLFNLSAPLARPVGTGLFLQTALRGWTVQLLDLPFARARQPPLTTAHARWKAEREGRARRAALLRALGIRLVSWEGGRLEWFGCNKETPRCFGTVVGDTPAYLYEERWTPPCCLRALRETARYVVGVLEAAGVRYWLEGGSLLGAARHGDIIPWDYDVDLGIYLEDVGNCEQLRGAEAGSVVDERGFVWEKAVEGDFFRVQYSESNHLHVDLWPFYPRNGVMTKDTWLDHRQDVEFPEHFLQPLVPLPFAGFVAQAPNNYRRFLELKFGPGVIESPEYPNPALLSLAESS is encoded by the coding sequence ATGCGGCTCACCCGCTGCCAGGCTGCTCTGGCAGCCGCCATCACCCTCAACCTCTTGGTCCTGTTCTATGTCTCGTGGCTGCAGCACCAGCCCAGGTTCTCCCCGGCCAGGGGCTCCCGCCATGGATCTGCCTCCGGCCCCCGGGTCACCATCTTGGTGCGGGAGTTCGAGGCCTTTGACAACGCTGTGCCAGAGCTGGTGGACTCCTTCCTGCAGCAGGACCCAGCCCAGCCGGTGGTGGTGGCAGCCGACACGCTCCCCTACCCGCCTCTCGCCCTGCCCCGCATCCCCAGCGTTCGCCTGGCGCTGCTCCAGCCCGCCCTGGACCGGCCCGCTGCAGCCTCGCGCCCCGAGACCTACGTGGCCACCGAGTACGTGGCCCTGGTGCCCGACGGGGCGAGGGCCGAGGCACCGGGCCAGCTGGAGCGCATGGCCGAGGTGCTGCGAGCGGGAGGCGCACGCCTGGTGGCCGCTCCCGTTGCTTCGGCCAACCCTGCCCGGTGCCTGGCCCTGAACATCAGCCTGCGGGAGTGGACGGCGCGCTACGGCCCGGCACCCTCCGCACCCCGCTGCGACGCCCTGGACGGGGACGCCGTGGTTCTCCTGCGCGCCCGCGACCTCTTCAACCTCTCGGCGCCCCTGGCCCGGCCCGTGGGCACCGGCCTCTTCCTGCAGACCGCCCTCCGCGGCTGGACGGTGCAGCTGCTGGACCTGCCCTTCGCCAGGGCGCGCCAGCCCCCGCTGACCACGGCCCACGCGCGCTGGAAGGCGGAGCGCGAAGGGCGGGCGCGGCGGGCGGCGCTGCTGCGGGCGCTGGGCATCCGCCTGGTGAGCTGGGAGGGCGGGCGGCTCGAGTGGTTCGGATGCAACAAGGAGACCCCGCGCTGCTTCGGGACAGTGGTGGGCGACACGCCGGCCTACCTGTACGAGGAGCGCTGGACACCCCCATGCTGCTTGCGTGCGCTGCGCGAGACGGCCCGCTACGTGGTGGGCGTGCTAGAGGCGGCCGGCGTGCGCTACTGGCTGGAGGGTGGCTCGCTGCTGGGGGCGGCCCGCCACGGGGACATCATCCCGTGGGACTACGACGTGGACCTGGGCATCTACCTGGAGGACGTGGGCAACTGCGAGCAGCTGCGGGGTGCCGAGGCGGGCTCGGTGGTGGATGAGCGCGGCTTCGTGTGGGAGAAGGCAGTGGAGGGCGACTTCTTCCGCGTGCAGTACAGCGAGAGCAACCACCTGCACGTGGACTTGTGGCCCTTCTACCCTCGAAACGGCGTCATGACCAAGGACACGTGGCTGGACCACCGGCAGGATGTCGAGTTCCCCGAACACTTCCTGCAGCCTCTCGTGCCCCTGCCCTTTGCCGGCTTCGTGGCGCAGGCACCTAACAACTACCGCCGCTTCCTGGAGCTCAAGTTCGGCCCCGGGGTCATCGAGAGCCCCGAATACCCCAACCCAGCACTCCTGAGTTTGGCAGAAAGCAGCTGA